The DNA sequence GATGGCAAATCCACTCCCTTCTCTGCCAGAAGTCCTGCACAGCAAAGAAGTGTCGATCAAATGCCAAAGAGCTCTATCGACATATCGAAGAACTACAACAACAGGGCTTTGCACAACTCAAAACCCTCGCCAAGACCCTCCAACAATGGATCGAGCCCATCGCCACCATGTGGCGATTTACCAAAAACAATGCCATCACCGAAGGCTTCCACAGAAAAATGAAACTCATCCAAAGAAGAGCCTTCGGCTTCAGAAACTTTGAAAATTACCGACTGCGCGTCCTCGCTCAGTGCCAATGAACACACACAATAATCCTAAAGAAAAATAATCACAAATTATGCCCGGTCCCCAAACTTTGGAGTAGACCCACCCCCGGTCCCCACACTTTGGAGTAGACCCAGCATGGTGCGGGCGGAGGGAGTCGAACCCTCGTCTCAACCTTGGGAAGGTCACATAATAGCCGTTATACGACGCCCGCTTTAACTTGCTGATTTTCAGCTACTTACGAAACTATTCTTTTGGAAATTGCTCAAAATTGAGCAGAATTTAGCCAATATTTTCCAGTTTTTAGCACTTGTAGCACTTGGAGTAGCACTCCAGTTTGGGACCAATGAAAGCGACGATCCCAAAGATTCAGAAGAAGAAATATCCAAGTGGAAAACCATATTGGCTAGTGTCCTTTTCCGCAGATGGGAAGCAAGTCAGAAAAAAGTTCACGGATCAAAATTCAGCCGATGAATTCAAGCGAAATCAAGTTAGGCGCTATCATGGAGGTCTGAGTTTGGGCGCTCAGGATGAGGCGAGGGAGGGATACGAGATATTTCGGGCGAAATGGGGGGTTCACCCAAGTTTGGAGAATCTGGGATTTGCCGATTTTGTGCGTCAGGCGCTGGAAACATATCAGCCGCCCAAGGGGGATCTGGAGGAGATAGTACGGGAATTTCTGAGAATCAAAAAAACTCAGGGGCTAAGAACTATCACTTTGGAGCAAATCGAAAGGTATATGTTCTGCTTCTTGGATGCGTTTCGAGGTGTAGACCTTGCCCGAATCTCCAAGGCTGATCTTGAGGACTATTTATTTCAGCCAAACGCCGCAGGGAAAAAGAAACCAAATCAGAATGAGATCGACACGATACGGAGCTTTTTCAATTGGGCCACGGGCGAATCTCCAAAGACCCCGATTGAGAAACCTATTCTTACAAATAATCCTTTTCGGGGCTGGGTATCGAGGCGAAAGGACAAAGAAGCCCTGATCGCCGTTCATGACTATGAGGAGTGCCAATTGCTACTTGAGGAGGCGACAAATTGCGGGGGGCAGAAAATGGTTGCGTGGATGCTTCATACGGGAATGCGGCCAACGGAATCGGTCAAGTTTTGGAAGGTGTACAGCTGGGCGAATATCGACAGAAAAAATGGGCTTATCCATGTGCCAGGAGCGGTGAGTAAAACAAGGAGGCCCCGCGAGATCGTTATTAGCCCCGCATTAGCGGCATGGTTGGACTTCTACGACGGGGAAAAGTTTTTCACGTTTAAAAATGAAAAAACTTGGGCATGGCACTATGTCCAAATCCGAAAGGTTATTCCCGAGAAAAAGCGGGCTAAGGATACGCTGAGGCATACCAAGATATCAGTTATGATCCGTGAGGGGGTGCCCATCGATGTTGTTGCAGCGCAAATGGGCAATAGCAGGGAGATTATTCAGAATCATTATTTGCGC is a window from the Puniceicoccus vermicola genome containing:
- a CDS encoding tyrosine-type recombinase/integrase: MKATIPKIQKKKYPSGKPYWLVSFSADGKQVRKKFTDQNSADEFKRNQVRRYHGGLSLGAQDEAREGYEIFRAKWGVHPSLENLGFADFVRQALETYQPPKGDLEEIVREFLRIKKTQGLRTITLEQIERYMFCFLDAFRGVDLARISKADLEDYLFQPNAAGKKKPNQNEIDTIRSFFNWATGESPKTPIEKPILTNNPFRGWVSRRKDKEALIAVHDYEECQLLLEEATNCGGQKMVAWMLHTGMRPTESVKFWKVYSWANIDRKNGLIHVPGAVSKTRRPREIVISPALAAWLDFYDGEKFFTFKNEKTWAWHYVQIRKVIPEKKRAKDTLRHTKISVMIREGVPIDVVAAQMGNSREIIQNHYLRLMSEEEAEKIANLTPEQVPAHDPRKRK
- a CDS encoding transposase, with the protein product LAHHFTGLCREIAPEITRNSGLLAILRTRPGRLSQKQIRRRQELFDKHPTLEPLYLKRWQIHSLLCQKSCTAKKCRSNAKELYRHIEELQQQGFAQLKTLAKTLQQWIEPIATMWRFTKNNAITEGFHRKMKLIQRRAFGFRNFENYRLRVLAQCQ